From one Synechocystis sp. PCC 6803 substr. PCC-P genomic stretch:
- the hslO gene encoding Hsp33 family molecular chaperone HslO, with translation MADQLIRATAADGGIRAVGVITTNLTEEARQRHRLSYVATAALGRTMAAGLLLASSMKQEKSRVNIRIRGNGPLGGLLVDAGLDGTVRGYVQNPSVELAPNAQGKLDVGGAVGQDGFLYVVRDVGFGYPYSSTVELVSGEIGEDVTHYLVTSEQTPSALLLGVFVGKDGVTAAGGLLLQVMPKAARDEALVAALESRLGHLTGFTPLLRSGKSLKDIFQELLGDFGLAILPEVQLLRFDCRCSFPRVLGALKILGQDELEDMIEKDNGAEATCDFCGEVYQADRHHLAQLIGEIQREKAEKL, from the coding sequence ATGGCAGACCAATTGATCCGCGCCACCGCCGCCGATGGGGGTATTCGCGCAGTGGGGGTAATTACCACCAACCTAACTGAGGAAGCCCGCCAACGCCATCGCCTTTCCTACGTTGCCACCGCGGCCCTCGGCCGCACCATGGCCGCCGGGTTACTGCTGGCTTCTAGCATGAAGCAGGAAAAATCCCGGGTAAATATCCGCATCCGTGGTAATGGCCCCCTCGGGGGTCTGTTGGTAGATGCCGGTTTAGACGGTACCGTGCGGGGGTACGTACAAAATCCTTCGGTGGAACTCGCTCCCAATGCCCAAGGGAAGTTGGACGTGGGGGGCGCAGTGGGCCAGGATGGCTTTCTCTATGTGGTGCGGGATGTGGGCTTTGGCTATCCCTACTCCAGCACAGTGGAGTTAGTTTCCGGGGAAATTGGTGAGGATGTCACCCATTATTTAGTCACCTCCGAACAGACTCCCTCCGCCCTGTTGTTGGGGGTCTTTGTGGGCAAAGATGGGGTAACTGCTGCCGGGGGGCTACTTTTACAGGTAATGCCCAAGGCTGCCCGGGACGAAGCATTGGTTGCCGCTTTGGAATCCCGATTGGGGCACTTGACCGGCTTCACGCCCCTTTTGCGTTCAGGCAAATCCCTCAAAGATATCTTTCAAGAATTATTGGGGGATTTTGGTCTGGCCATTCTGCCGGAAGTGCAACTTTTACGCTTTGATTGTCGCTGTTCCTTTCCCCGGGTTTTGGGAGCCCTAAAAATACTGGGACAAGATGAACTGGAAGATATGATCGAAAAAGACAATGGAGCCGAAGCCACCTGCGATTTTTGCGGTGAAGTCTACCAGGCCGATCGCCATCATCTGGCCCAGTTAATTGGGGAAATCCAACGGGAAAAAGCCGAAAAGCTTTAA
- the katG gene encoding catalase/peroxidase HPI: MANDQVPASKCPVMHGANTTGQNGNLNWWPNALNLDILHQHDRKTNPMDDGFNYAEAFQQLDLAAVKQDLHHLMTDSQSWWPADWGHYGGLMIRMAWHAAGTYRIADGRGGAATGNQRFAPLNSWPDNVNLDKARRLLWPIKKKYGNKLSWGDLIILAGTMAYESMGLKVYGFAGGREDIWHPEKDIYWGAEKEWLASSDHRYGSEDRESLENPLAAVQMGLIYVNPEGVDGHPDPLCTAQDVRTTFARMAMNDEETVALTAGGHTVGKCHGNSKAELIGPEPEGADVVEQGLGWHNQNGKGVGRETMSSGIEGAWTTHPTQWDNGYFYMLFNHEWELKKSPAGAWQWEPVNIKEEDKPVDVEDPNIRHNPIMTDADMAMIKDPIYRQISERFYREPDYFAEVFAKAWFKLTHRDLGPKSRYLGPDVPQEDLIWQDPIPPVDYTLSEGEIKELEQQILASGLTVSELVCTAWDSARTFRSSDYRGGANGARIRLEPQKNWPGNEPTRLAKVLAVLENIQANFAKPVSLADLIVLGGGAAIAKAALDGGIEVNVPFLPGRGDATQAMTDAESFTPLEPIHDGYRNWLKQDYAVSPEELLLERTQLMGLTAPEMTVLIGGMRVLGTNHGGTKHGVFTDRVGVLSNDFFVNLTDMAYQWRPAGNNLYEIGDRQTGEVKWTATKVDLVFGSNSILRSYAEVYAQDDNREKFVRDFVAAWTKVMNADRFDLPRG; encoded by the coding sequence ATGGCTAATGATCAGGTACCGGCCAGTAAATGTCCTGTAATGCACGGAGCAAATACAACCGGGCAGAACGGCAATCTCAACTGGTGGCCCAATGCGCTGAATCTAGACATATTGCATCAGCATGACCGTAAAACAAATCCTATGGACGATGGGTTTAACTATGCCGAAGCGTTTCAACAACTGGATTTAGCTGCTGTTAAACAAGACCTACACCATTTGATGACCGATAGCCAAAGTTGGTGGCCCGCCGACTGGGGTCATTATGGTGGATTAATGATTCGTATGGCCTGGCACGCTGCTGGCACTTATCGCATTGCCGATGGTCGGGGTGGGGCCGCCACTGGCAACCAACGCTTCGCCCCCCTGAATAGCTGGCCAGATAACGTCAATTTAGACAAAGCCCGCCGCCTACTCTGGCCGATCAAAAAGAAATATGGCAATAAACTTTCCTGGGGAGATTTGATCATTTTGGCTGGCACCATGGCCTATGAGTCGATGGGGCTCAAGGTTTACGGTTTTGCCGGTGGTCGGGAAGACATTTGGCACCCGGAAAAGGACATTTACTGGGGAGCAGAAAAGGAATGGCTTGCTTCCAGTGACCATCGCTACGGCAGTGAAGACCGGGAAAGCTTAGAAAATCCCTTGGCCGCCGTACAAATGGGATTAATTTACGTTAACCCTGAGGGGGTGGATGGGCACCCGGATCCTTTATGCACAGCCCAGGACGTCCGCACTACCTTTGCCCGCATGGCCATGAATGACGAGGAAACCGTTGCCCTTACCGCTGGGGGGCACACCGTAGGGAAATGCCATGGCAACAGTAAAGCTGAGCTTATAGGGCCAGAACCAGAGGGAGCTGATGTGGTGGAGCAGGGCTTGGGTTGGCACAACCAAAACGGCAAAGGTGTGGGGCGGGAAACTATGTCCAGTGGCATTGAAGGGGCTTGGACCACCCACCCTACCCAGTGGGACAACGGTTATTTTTATATGTTGTTCAACCACGAATGGGAACTGAAGAAAAGTCCTGCCGGGGCTTGGCAATGGGAACCGGTCAATATTAAAGAGGAAGATAAACCCGTCGATGTGGAGGACCCGAATATTCGCCACAATCCCATCATGACCGATGCCGATATGGCCATGATTAAGGACCCCATCTACCGACAAATTTCCGAGCGTTTCTATCGGGAGCCGGATTATTTTGCGGAAGTATTTGCCAAGGCCTGGTTTAAACTAACTCACAGGGATCTAGGACCAAAGAGCCGTTACCTTGGCCCCGATGTGCCCCAGGAAGATTTAATTTGGCAAGACCCCATTCCCCCAGTGGATTACACCCTTTCTGAAGGGGAAATTAAGGAGCTTGAACAACAAATTTTAGCCTCCGGCCTCACCGTTTCCGAACTAGTCTGCACTGCCTGGGATAGTGCCCGCACCTTCCGTAGCTCCGACTATCGAGGGGGAGCCAATGGAGCCCGGATTCGTTTAGAACCCCAAAAGAATTGGCCCGGTAATGAACCAACTCGATTGGCAAAAGTCTTGGCGGTGCTGGAAAATATCCAAGCTAATTTTGCTAAGCCGGTCAGTCTAGCGGACTTAATTGTGCTAGGAGGGGGAGCGGCGATCGCCAAAGCGGCCCTTGATGGGGGGATCGAGGTTAATGTACCTTTTCTGCCCGGTCGAGGGGATGCCACCCAAGCCATGACCGATGCAGAATCCTTTACTCCGTTGGAACCGATCCACGATGGTTATCGTAACTGGCTAAAACAGGATTACGCTGTGTCCCCGGAGGAATTGCTGTTGGAGCGAACCCAATTAATGGGACTAACGGCACCGGAAATGACTGTTTTAATCGGTGGTATGCGGGTGTTGGGTACTAACCATGGCGGGACTAAGCATGGAGTCTTTACCGATCGGGTGGGAGTACTCAGTAACGACTTCTTTGTTAATTTGACTGATATGGCCTACCAATGGCGGCCAGCGGGCAACAATCTCTACGAAATTGGCGATCGCCAAACAGGGGAAGTGAAATGGACTGCCACCAAAGTAGACCTGGTGTTTGGTTCCAACTCCATCCTACGCTCCTACGCAGAAGTGTATGCCCAGGACGACAATCGGGAAAAATTTGTCCGTGATTTTGTGGCCGCCTGGACTAAAGTGATGAATGCCGACCGGTTTGATCTCCCTAGGGGCTAG
- a CDS encoding cytochrome c biogenesis protein, producing MTIANPSPSNFFQQLGRQCLKTLADLRLAIALLLLIAVFSISGTVIEQGESLSFYQQNYPEDPALFGFLSWQVILQLGLNQVYRTWWFLGLLILFGSSLTACTFNRQFPALKAARSWQFYHQPRQFKKLALSFSLPDGDINKIESLLRDRGYKIFQEGDSVYARKGLMGKVGPIIVHGAMLIILGGAIWGALTGFFAQHMIPSGETFQVSNIIEKGPLADSQIPKDWGIKVNRFWINYTENGAIDQFYSDLSVVNNQGEELDRQTISVNHPLRHRGVTFYQTNWGIAGVKVQLNNSPVLQLPMAPLQTANGGQLWGAYIPTKTDFSEGAALLVKDLQGTMIIYDQEGNLTDAVRAGSTVEINGVNITIKELVGSTGLQIKADPGIPFVYLGFGLLMVGVMMSYVSHSQVWLLSVDGDGQREIYLGGRTNRAQVAFEREILAIAEEAEVSSKTEAKVNA from the coding sequence ATGACCATTGCCAATCCTTCCCCTAGTAACTTTTTTCAGCAGTTAGGTCGGCAGTGCCTCAAAACCCTGGCAGATCTCCGTCTGGCGATCGCCCTTTTACTATTAATTGCTGTTTTTAGTATCAGTGGTACGGTAATTGAGCAGGGGGAAAGTTTAAGTTTTTACCAACAGAATTATCCTGAAGATCCAGCTCTATTTGGATTCTTAAGTTGGCAAGTAATTTTACAACTAGGTTTAAATCAGGTCTATCGAACTTGGTGGTTTTTGGGGCTCCTAATACTTTTCGGTTCTAGCTTGACTGCCTGTACCTTTAATCGTCAATTTCCTGCTTTAAAAGCAGCCCGCAGTTGGCAGTTTTATCACCAACCAAGGCAGTTTAAAAAACTAGCTTTAAGTTTTTCGTTACCCGATGGAGATATAAATAAAATTGAGAGCTTACTCCGGGATAGGGGTTACAAAATCTTCCAAGAAGGTGACAGTGTTTATGCCCGTAAAGGTCTGATGGGAAAAGTCGGTCCTATCATTGTCCATGGCGCCATGCTAATCATTTTAGGGGGGGCAATTTGGGGAGCATTGACGGGATTTTTTGCCCAACATATGATTCCCAGTGGTGAAACATTCCAGGTAAGTAATATTATCGAGAAAGGCCCCCTTGCCGACAGTCAAATTCCCAAGGATTGGGGCATTAAAGTCAATCGATTCTGGATTAATTACACGGAAAATGGCGCCATTGATCAGTTCTATTCTGATTTGTCCGTGGTTAATAATCAAGGGGAAGAATTGGACCGGCAAACCATCTCCGTTAACCATCCCCTACGTCATCGAGGCGTTACTTTTTATCAAACTAACTGGGGCATTGCGGGGGTAAAAGTACAACTCAACAATAGTCCTGTGTTGCAACTTCCCATGGCCCCTTTACAAACCGCCAATGGTGGCCAGTTGTGGGGAGCCTACATTCCCACTAAAACTGACTTTAGCGAAGGTGCCGCCCTATTAGTTAAAGACCTCCAAGGTACAATGATCATTTATGACCAAGAGGGCAATTTGACCGATGCAGTGCGGGCTGGTTCTACGGTGGAAATTAATGGAGTGAATATAACAATTAAAGAGTTGGTGGGTAGCACCGGTTTACAGATTAAAGCTGATCCCGGTATTCCTTTTGTTTATCTTGGTTTTGGCTTGTTGATGGTGGGAGTAATGATGAGTTATGTTTCCCATTCCCAGGTCTGGTTATTGAGCGTTGATGGGGATGGTCAACGGGAAATTTATTTAGGGGGAAGAACCAACCGGGCCCAGGTGGCTTTTGAGCGAGAAATATTGGCGATCGCCGAAGAGGCGGAGGTAAGTTCTAAAACAGAAGCTAAAGTTAATGCTTAA
- the ilvB gene encoding biosynthetic-type acetolactate synthase large subunit: protein MVASIPNPKTNFLKTVPSQRQTGAYILMDSLKRHGVKHIFGYPGGAILPIYDELYRFEAAGEIEHILVRHEQGASHAADGYARATGKVGVCFGTSGPGATNLVTGIANAHLDSVPMVVITGQVGRAMIGSDAFQEIDIFGITLPIVKHSYVVRSAADMARIVTEAFHLASTGRPGPVLIDIPKDVGLEECEYIPLDPGDVNLPGYRPTVKGNPRQINAALQLLEQARNPLLYVGGGAIAANAHAQVQEFAERFQLPVTTTLMGIGAFDENHPLSVGMLGMHGTAYANFAVSECDLLIAVGARFDDRVTGKLDEFASRAKVIHIDIDPAEVGKNRAPDVPIVGDVRHVLEQLLQRARELDYPTHPHTTQAWLNRIDHWRTDYPLQVPHYEDTIAPQEVVHEIGRQAPDAYYTTDVGQHQMWAAQFLNNGPRRWISSAGLGTMGFGLPAAMGAKVGVGDEAVICISGDASFQMNLQELGTLAQYDIQVKTIILNNGWQGMVRQWQQTFYEERYSASNMSQGMPDINLLCEAYGIKGITVRKREDLAPAIAEMLAHNGPVVMDVVVKKDENCYPMIAPGMSNAQMLGLPEVPVRDNGPRMVECNHCQTQNFITHRFCSGCGAKL from the coding sequence GTGGTTGCATCAATTCCTAATCCCAAAACAAATTTCCTGAAAACTGTTCCTAGCCAACGGCAAACCGGGGCTTATATCCTGATGGATAGCCTGAAACGCCATGGGGTCAAACACATTTTTGGCTATCCCGGCGGGGCAATTTTGCCCATCTATGATGAACTGTACCGCTTTGAAGCGGCGGGGGAAATTGAGCATATTTTGGTGCGCCATGAACAAGGAGCTTCCCATGCGGCGGATGGGTATGCCAGAGCCACAGGTAAAGTGGGAGTTTGTTTCGGTACATCTGGACCAGGGGCGACTAACTTGGTGACCGGCATTGCCAATGCCCATTTGGACTCGGTGCCCATGGTGGTGATTACTGGACAGGTGGGCCGTGCCATGATTGGTAGCGATGCTTTCCAGGAAATTGACATTTTTGGCATCACCTTACCGATCGTTAAGCACTCCTATGTGGTACGTAGTGCGGCGGATATGGCTCGCATTGTTACTGAGGCTTTCCATCTTGCTAGCACCGGTCGTCCCGGGCCGGTTTTGATCGATATTCCCAAGGATGTGGGCTTAGAAGAATGTGAGTACATTCCCCTCGACCCCGGTGACGTTAATCTACCGGGTTATCGCCCCACGGTTAAAGGTAATCCCCGACAAATTAATGCGGCATTGCAATTGTTGGAGCAGGCCAGAAATCCCTTGCTCTACGTAGGGGGAGGGGCGATCGCCGCCAATGCCCATGCCCAGGTGCAGGAATTTGCGGAAAGGTTCCAGTTGCCGGTAACAACCACCCTGATGGGAATTGGGGCTTTTGACGAAAACCATCCCCTTTCGGTGGGTATGTTGGGTATGCATGGCACCGCCTATGCCAACTTTGCCGTCAGCGAATGTGATTTGTTGATTGCGGTGGGGGCCCGTTTCGACGACCGGGTAACTGGCAAACTAGACGAATTTGCTAGCCGCGCCAAAGTAATTCACATTGACATCGACCCGGCGGAGGTGGGAAAAAACAGGGCTCCCGATGTGCCCATTGTGGGGGATGTACGCCATGTTTTAGAACAGCTTTTGCAGCGGGCCCGGGAATTGGATTACCCCACCCATCCCCATACCACCCAGGCATGGTTAAATCGCATTGATCATTGGCGGACCGATTACCCCCTCCAGGTGCCCCACTATGAGGATACTATTGCCCCCCAGGAGGTAGTACACGAAATTGGTCGCCAGGCCCCCGATGCCTACTACACCACCGATGTGGGACAACACCAAATGTGGGCGGCCCAGTTTTTGAACAATGGCCCCCGCCGATGGATTTCCAGTGCTGGCTTGGGTACGATGGGCTTTGGTTTACCTGCCGCCATGGGAGCCAAAGTGGGAGTGGGGGACGAAGCGGTCATTTGCATCAGTGGAGATGCCAGCTTCCAAATGAATCTTCAGGAACTGGGAACCCTAGCCCAGTACGACATCCAGGTTAAAACTATTATTCTCAATAACGGTTGGCAGGGGATGGTGCGTCAGTGGCAACAAACTTTCTACGAAGAACGTTATTCTGCTTCTAACATGTCCCAGGGCATGCCAGACATTAATCTCCTCTGTGAAGCCTATGGCATCAAGGGTATTACTGTGCGCAAGCGGGAAGATTTGGCCCCGGCGATCGCCGAAATGCTAGCCCACAATGGTCCTGTGGTGATGGATGTGGTGGTCAAAAAAGATGAAAACTGTTACCCTATGATTGCCCCCGGCATGAGTAATGCCCAAATGCTAGGTTTACCGGAAGTGCCGGTACGGGACAATGGTCCCCGGATGGTGGAGTGCAACCATTGCCAAACCCAAAATTTCATCACCCATCGTTTCTGTTCTGGTTGTGGAGCCAAACTCTAA
- the shc gene encoding squalene--hopene cyclase, whose amino-acid sequence MVIAASPSVPCPSTEQVRQAIAASRDFLLSEQYADGYWWSELESNVTITAEVVILHKIWGTAAQRPLEKAKNYLLQQQRDHGGWELYYGDGGELSTSVEAYTALRILGVPATDPALVKAKNFIVGRGGISKSRIFTKMHLALIGCYDWRGTPSIPPWVMLLPNNFFFNIYEMSSWARSSTVPLMIVCDQKPVYDIAQGLRVDELYAEGMENVQYKLPESGTIWDIFIGLDSLFKLQEQAKVVPFREQGLALAEKWILERQEVSGDWGGIIPAMLNSLLALKVLGYDVNDLYVQRGLAAIDNFAVETEDSYAIQACVSPVWDTAWVVRALAEADLGKDHPALVKAGQWLLDKQILTYGDWQIKNPHGEPGAWAFEFDNNFYPDIDDTCVVMMALQGITLPDEERKQGAINKALQWIATMQCKTGGWAAFDIDNDQDWLNQLPYGDLKAMIDPSTADITARVVEMLGACGLTMDSPRVERGLTYLLQEQEQDGSWFGRWGVNYLYGTSGALSALAIYDAQRFAPQIKTAIAWLLSCQNADGGWGETCESYKNKQLKGQGNSTASQTAWALIGLLDALKYLPSLGQDAKLTTAIEGGVAFLVQGQTPKGTWEEAEYTGTGFPCHFYIRYHYYRQYFPLIALARYSHLQAS is encoded by the coding sequence ATGGTTATTGCCGCCTCTCCCTCCGTTCCTTGTCCTAGCACCGAGCAGGTGCGCCAGGCGATCGCCGCTAGTCGGGACTTCCTGCTATCGGAACAATATGCCGATGGCTACTGGTGGTCTGAGTTGGAATCCAATGTCACCATCACTGCCGAAGTGGTCATACTGCACAAAATTTGGGGCACAGCGGCCCAAAGACCCCTGGAGAAGGCGAAGAATTACCTGTTGCAACAACAACGGGACCATGGCGGTTGGGAACTGTACTATGGTGATGGCGGTGAACTAAGTACCAGTGTGGAAGCCTACACTGCCCTGCGAATTTTGGGGGTTCCAGCCACCGATCCTGCCTTGGTCAAAGCGAAAAATTTCATTGTCGGCCGGGGGGGCATTAGCAAATCCCGCATTTTTACCAAAATGCATCTGGCGTTAATCGGTTGCTACGACTGGCGGGGTACTCCTTCCATTCCCCCCTGGGTGATGCTTTTGCCCAACAATTTTTTCTTTAACATTTACGAAATGTCCAGTTGGGCCCGTTCTAGTACGGTCCCCCTGATGATTGTTTGTGACCAAAAGCCCGTTTACGACATTGCCCAGGGTCTGCGGGTGGACGAACTCTATGCGGAAGGGATGGAAAATGTCCAGTATAAATTGCCGGAGAGTGGCACTATTTGGGATATTTTCATCGGTTTGGATAGCCTATTTAAGCTACAGGAACAAGCCAAGGTAGTACCTTTCCGAGAACAGGGTTTGGCCCTGGCGGAAAAGTGGATTTTAGAACGACAAGAAGTCAGTGGCGATTGGGGCGGCATTATTCCCGCTATGCTGAATTCCCTGCTGGCGTTGAAAGTGTTGGGCTATGACGTTAACGATCTCTATGTGCAAAGGGGCCTAGCGGCGATCGATAATTTCGCGGTGGAAACGGAAGATAGCTATGCCATTCAAGCCTGTGTTTCCCCTGTGTGGGATACGGCCTGGGTTGTGCGGGCTTTGGCGGAAGCGGATCTAGGTAAGGATCATCCCGCCTTGGTTAAAGCGGGGCAATGGTTGTTGGATAAACAAATTCTCACCTACGGCGATTGGCAGATCAAAAATCCCCACGGTGAACCGGGAGCTTGGGCGTTTGAATTTGATAATAATTTCTACCCTGACATTGACGACACCTGCGTGGTGATGATGGCGTTACAGGGCATTACCCTCCCCGATGAGGAACGTAAACAGGGGGCCATTAATAAGGCCTTGCAGTGGATAGCCACCATGCAATGTAAAACCGGAGGCTGGGCCGCCTTTGACATTGACAATGACCAAGATTGGCTTAACCAGTTACCCTACGGTGATTTGAAAGCCATGATTGACCCCAGCACCGCCGATATTACCGCCCGGGTGGTTGAAATGCTGGGAGCCTGTGGTTTGACCATGGATTCCCCACGAGTGGAACGGGGTTTGACCTATTTACTCCAAGAACAGGAACAGGATGGTAGTTGGTTCGGCCGCTGGGGCGTGAATTATCTCTATGGCACCAGCGGGGCCCTTTCTGCCCTAGCCATTTACGATGCCCAACGTTTTGCCCCCCAAATCAAAACGGCGATCGCCTGGTTGTTGAGCTGTCAAAATGCGGATGGGGGTTGGGGAGAAACCTGTGAAAGTTATAAAAACAAGCAGTTAAAGGGTCAAGGTAACAGCACTGCTTCCCAAACAGCCTGGGCCCTAATTGGTTTGTTAGATGCCCTCAAATATTTACCCAGCCTGGGACAAGATGCCAAACTAACCACGGCGATCGAGGGGGGCGTGGCTTTTCTTGTCCAGGGACAAACCCCCAAGGGCACCTGGGAAGAAGCAGAATATACCGGCACCGGTTTTCCCTGTCACTTTTATATCCGCTATCACTACTACCGCCAATATTTTCCCCTCATTGCCCTAGCTCGTTATAGCCATTTACAAGCATCTTAA
- a CDS encoding transposase produces MLRIKENENKQKKKELRYRERNREERVKYYRMLRELIKLYGSQAIVYIDESGFEAIQACIYAWSKKGKKVYGDRQGKRGVRENLVAGRRKGKKDLIAPMVFTGSLNAEGFEGWLKLYLLPSLDIPSILIMDNAPIHRKTAIKELAKEAGHEVLFLPKYSPDLNDIEHDFSALKRARMYAPIDTSLDEIIRSYCGV; encoded by the coding sequence ATATTACGCATTAAAGAAAATGAAAATAAACAGAAAAAAAAAGAACTACGTTATCGAGAAAGAAACCGGGAGGAACGAGTTAAGTACTATAGAATGTTAAGAGAACTAATTAAGCTCTATGGTAGTCAAGCTATAGTTTACATAGATGAATCTGGATTCGAAGCAATCCAGGCTTGTATTTATGCCTGGTCAAAAAAAGGAAAAAAAGTTTATGGAGATAGACAAGGAAAAAGGGGAGTCAGAGAAAATCTAGTAGCAGGGAGAAGAAAAGGAAAAAAAGATTTGATTGCGCCGATGGTTTTTACCGGGAGTTTGAATGCAGAAGGCTTTGAAGGATGGTTAAAATTATATTTGCTACCCTCCCTCGACATTCCATCAATATTAATAATGGATAATGCTCCTATTCATCGTAAAACTGCCATTAAAGAATTGGCTAAAGAAGCAGGTCATGAAGTTCTTTTTTTGCCGAAATATTCTCCTGATTTAAATGATATTGAGCATGACTTTAGTGCCTTGAAACGAGCTAGAATGTACGCTCCTATTGACACGTCTCTTGATGAAATTATCCGTTCTTACTGTGGCGTTTAG
- a CDS encoding IS630 transposase-related protein encodes MAYSLDLRQRVVAYIEAGGKITEASKIYKIGKASIYRWLNRVDLSPTKVERRHRKLDWEALKKDVEENPDARLIDRAKKFGVRPSAVYYALKKMKINRKKKNYVIEKETGRNELSTIEC; translated from the coding sequence ATGGCTTACAGTTTAGATTTAAGGCAAAGGGTAGTAGCTTATATAGAAGCTGGAGGAAAAATAACTGAGGCTTCCAAGATATATAAAATAGGAAAAGCCTCGATATACAGATGGTTAAATAGAGTAGATTTAAGCCCAACAAAAGTAGAGCGTCGCCATAGGAAATTAGACTGGGAAGCTCTAAAAAAAGACGTAGAAGAAAATCCCGATGCAAGATTGATAGACAGAGCCAAGAAATTTGGAGTGAGGCCGAGTGCCGTATATTACGCATTAAAGAAAATGAAAATAAACAGAAAAAAAAAGAACTACGTTATCGAGAAAGAAACCGGGAGGAACGAGTTAAGTACTATAGAATGTTAA
- a CDS encoding acetolactate synthase large subunit — protein sequence MGQMNTADLLVQCLENEDVEYIFGVPGEENLHILEALKNSPIRFITTRHEQGAAFMADVYGRLTGKAGVCLSTLGPGATNLMTGVADANLDGAPLVAITGQVGTDRMHIESHQYLDLVAMFDPVTKWTRQIVRPSITPEVVRKAFKLAQSEKPGATHIDLPENIAAMPVDGKPLRRDSREKVYAAFRTLGTAANAISKAKNPIILAGNGTIRAEASEALTEFATSLNIPVANTFMGKGTMPYTHPLSLWTVGLQQRDHITCAFEKSDLVIAVGYDLIEYSPKKWNPTGDLPIIHIGATPAEIDSSYIPQVEVVGDITDSLMDLLKRCDRQGKPTPYGASLRAEIRAEYECYANDTGFPVKPQKIIYDLRQVMGPDDVVISDVGAHKMWMARHYHCDSPNTCLISNGFAAMGIAIPGAIAAKLVYPERNIVAVTGDGGFMMNCQELETAMRVGTPFVTLIFNDNGYGLIEWKQINQFGESSFIKFGNPDFVKFAESMGLKGYRVEAAADLIPILKEALAQPVPTVIDCPVDYRENIRFSQKAGELACEIWE from the coding sequence ATGGGGCAAATGAACACCGCAGACCTATTGGTTCAATGTCTGGAAAATGAGGACGTTGAATACATTTTTGGCGTACCCGGAGAGGAAAACCTCCACATCCTCGAAGCGCTGAAAAACTCGCCCATCCGCTTTATTACCACCCGCCACGAACAGGGAGCAGCCTTTATGGCCGACGTTTACGGCCGTTTAACGGGCAAAGCGGGGGTTTGTCTTTCCACCCTGGGGCCTGGAGCCACCAACCTGATGACCGGGGTAGCGGATGCTAACTTGGACGGAGCGCCCCTGGTGGCCATCACTGGACAGGTGGGCACAGATCGGATGCACATCGAATCCCACCAATACCTGGACTTGGTGGCCATGTTCGACCCGGTGACTAAATGGACCAGGCAAATTGTCCGCCCCAGCATTACCCCGGAAGTGGTTCGTAAAGCGTTCAAATTGGCTCAGAGCGAAAAACCAGGGGCCACCCACATTGATTTACCAGAAAATATTGCCGCTATGCCGGTGGATGGGAAACCCCTACGGCGGGACAGTCGGGAAAAGGTTTATGCAGCTTTTCGTACTTTGGGCACAGCGGCCAACGCCATTTCCAAGGCCAAAAACCCCATTATTCTGGCCGGCAATGGCACCATCCGAGCCGAAGCCAGCGAAGCCCTGACGGAATTTGCCACCAGTTTGAATATTCCCGTGGCCAACACCTTCATGGGTAAAGGCACCATGCCCTACACCCATCCCCTTTCCCTTTGGACAGTGGGCTTACAACAACGGGATCACATTACCTGTGCCTTTGAAAAAAGCGATTTGGTCATTGCGGTGGGCTATGACTTAATTGAATATTCTCCGAAAAAATGGAATCCCACTGGAGATTTGCCCATCATTCACATTGGCGCTACTCCGGCGGAAATTGATAGCAGTTATATTCCCCAGGTGGAGGTGGTGGGGGACATTACCGATTCCCTGATGGATTTGCTCAAACGGTGCGATCGCCAAGGTAAACCCACTCCCTACGGGGCTTCTCTCCGGGCGGAAATTCGGGCCGAGTATGAATGTTATGCCAATGACACAGGTTTTCCCGTTAAGCCACAAAAAATTATTTATGACCTGCGCCAAGTGATGGGCCCCGATGATGTGGTGATTTCCGATGTGGGGGCCCATAAAATGTGGATGGCCCGCCATTACCACTGTGACAGCCCCAACACCTGTTTAATTTCCAATGGTTTTGCGGCCATGGGCATTGCCATTCCAGGGGCGATCGCCGCTAAGCTGGTTTATCCTGAGCGCAACATTGTTGCAGTGACGGGGGACGGCGGTTTTATGATGAACTGTCAGGAGTTGGAAACGGCCATGCGGGTGGGCACTCCCTTTGTCACGTTGATTTTTAACGACAACGGTTACGGCCTAATTGAGTGGAAACAGATCAACCAATTTGGCGAATCCAGCTTTATTAAATTTGGCAATCCAGACTTTGTTAAGTTTGCTGAAAGTATGGGTCTCAAAGGTTATCGGGTGGAAGCGGCGGCGGATTTAATTCCTATCCTCAAAGAAGCTTTAGCTCAACCTGTGCCCACAGTGATTGATTGTCCTGTGGATTATCGGGAGAATATTCGTTTCTCGCAAAAAGCAGGGGAATTGGCCTGTGAAATTTGGGAATAA